The following coding sequences are from one Leptolyngbya sp. NIES-3755 window:
- a CDS encoding cytochrome C class I (similar to AA sequence:cyanobase_aa:LBDG_05000), giving the protein MFKILAIVLSAILWFAPPAWAESAQLFEFHCSGCHVNGGNIVRRGKTLKLKALEKNGYGTVDAIAEIITNGKGNMSAYKERLSETEIRDLAQYVLDRANQNWK; this is encoded by the coding sequence ATGTTTAAAATTCTCGCGATCGTACTCAGTGCAATTCTATGGTTTGCACCACCCGCTTGGGCTGAATCTGCCCAGTTGTTTGAATTCCACTGTTCAGGCTGTCACGTCAACGGCGGTAATATTGTACGGCGTGGTAAGACGCTGAAGTTGAAAGCATTAGAGAAGAATGGCTATGGAACGGTCGATGCGATCGCAGAAATTATCACGAACGGGAAAGGGAACATGTCCGCCTACAAAGAGCGATTGAGTGAGACGGAAATTCGTGATTTGGCACAATACGTGCTCGATCGAGCAAATCAGAACTGGAAATAG
- a CDS encoding tRNA dimethylallyltransferase (similar to AA sequence:cyanobase_aa:LBDG_35680), with protein sequence MDRSILTQNFQREPKIFNNTPVLIIIGGATATGKSGLAIELADRVNSIILSADSRQVYREFTIGTAKPTQQEQNRIPHYLIDICDPTETLTVADYQMRAKEILAAYGTRLRDRGGVQFLVGGTGLYIKAIARGMKIPRVAPQPELRSQLEQLGQRTLYEMLQQVDTIAASRIHANDQVRTLRALEVFYVTGRPISAQQGEDPPKFPILYLALHSDRLEHRIAKRTGQMLEMGFVEEVKTLCEKYDEALPLLNTLGYAEMRQYLRGEISLSEAERLTVLHTRQFAKRQRTWFRAVSEIEWFDSDAEDLVDRTWARIQEFCGAI encoded by the coding sequence ATGGATCGGTCTATTTTGACTCAAAATTTCCAACGTGAACCAAAAATCTTCAACAATACACCTGTACTTATTATAATCGGTGGTGCGACCGCAACGGGAAAATCTGGTTTGGCGATCGAACTTGCCGATCGCGTGAATTCGATCATCCTCAGTGCCGATTCGCGCCAAGTGTATCGCGAGTTTACCATCGGAACGGCAAAACCGACCCAACAAGAGCAAAATCGTATCCCTCATTATTTAATCGATATCTGCGATCCAACTGAAACGCTAACGGTTGCAGATTATCAAATGAGAGCAAAAGAAATTCTCGCTGCCTATGGCACACGTTTACGTGACCGAGGTGGGGTCCAATTTCTCGTTGGCGGAACCGGGCTATATATTAAAGCGATCGCTCGTGGGATGAAAATTCCGAGAGTCGCCCCTCAACCAGAATTACGATCGCAGCTTGAACAATTAGGGCAAAGAACGCTCTATGAAATGTTGCAGCAAGTCGATACGATCGCGGCAAGTCGAATTCACGCCAATGATCAAGTCCGAACGCTCAGAGCATTAGAAGTCTTTTACGTCACAGGTCGCCCAATTTCGGCACAACAAGGAGAAGATCCGCCCAAGTTTCCGATTTTGTACTTGGCGTTGCATAGCGATCGCTTAGAACACCGCATCGCCAAACGAACTGGACAAATGCTTGAAATGGGATTTGTCGAGGAAGTGAAAACGCTGTGCGAAAAGTACGATGAAGCGTTGCCACTCTTGAATACGTTGGGCTATGCAGAAATGCGGCAATATTTACGCGGCGAGATTTCGCTATCCGAGGCAGAGCGCTTGACAGTATTGCATACACGGCAATTTGCAAAGCGACAACGAACTTGGTTTCGAGCCGTTTCAGAGATCGAATGGTTCGACTCGGATGCAGAGGATTTAGTCGATCGAACTTGGGCGCGGATTCAAGAGTTTTGTGGAGCGATTTGA
- a CDS encoding hypothetical protein (similar to AA sequence:cyanobase_aa:Npun_R1631), with the protein MKWHKKPLFRIAIVGLLMAGLAEQAGAFRPRVERLRRSTSTSGVRGTCQNRTVQDLTAIAPTSYTAQLTKDHSTVSWYIPEAYGSPIQLKLYRADQPDTEKVKWQFVEGFTIEQYEPGIYSYPLPAALLTEGQVYAWQVEVNCNPINASMNPRFTAQFKVVASPPIQGTTPAEKADQYAEKGLWYSAFAEATIADRQGQKERSKLLIALRDVEAEQIQSNAKDDSSPQEIDQRVQQRREQLSYLIRLTEQSLPK; encoded by the coding sequence ATGAAATGGCACAAGAAACCACTCTTTCGGATTGCGATCGTGGGTTTGCTGATGGCAGGACTCGCAGAGCAAGCAGGTGCATTTAGACCCAGAGTAGAACGATTGCGACGTAGCACTTCAACCAGCGGCGTGAGAGGGACGTGTCAAAACCGAACTGTTCAAGATCTCACCGCGATCGCCCCGACTAGCTACACCGCACAATTAACGAAAGATCATTCGACCGTCTCTTGGTATATTCCAGAAGCGTATGGTTCACCGATTCAATTAAAGCTCTACCGGGCGGATCAGCCAGATACAGAGAAAGTGAAATGGCAATTCGTTGAAGGATTTACGATCGAGCAATATGAACCCGGAATTTACTCGTATCCCTTACCCGCAGCACTCCTGACTGAGGGACAAGTCTATGCTTGGCAAGTAGAAGTCAATTGCAATCCGATCAATGCTTCAATGAATCCACGGTTTACGGCTCAGTTTAAAGTCGTTGCCTCACCGCCCATTCAGGGAACAACGCCGGCTGAAAAAGCGGATCAGTACGCTGAGAAAGGACTTTGGTATAGTGCATTTGCAGAAGCGACGATCGCCGATCGACAAGGACAAAAAGAACGATCGAAGCTGTTAATTGCGCTCAGAGACGTAGAGGCAGAGCAGATTCAATCGAATGCAAAGGATGATTCTAGTCCTCAAGAAATCGATCAACGAGTTCAACAACGTCGAGAGCAGTTAAGTTACTTGATTCGATTGACGGAACAAAGCTTGCCAAAGTAA
- a CDS encoding hypothetical protein (similar to AA sequence:cyanobase_aa:Cyan7425_1933) translates to MIGSQSIAKTIFLLSSMAVWLIFGAALMYLFPLIADQLLASAQTHQWMATLSRGSYNPTLGGIVGGIALGVNLVATLVWYSKFEGKV, encoded by the coding sequence ATGATCGGAAGTCAATCGATTGCTAAAACGATTTTTCTACTCTCTTCAATGGCAGTATGGCTAATTTTTGGTGCAGCATTGATGTATCTTTTCCCATTGATTGCCGATCAGTTACTAGCTTCTGCTCAAACTCATCAATGGATGGCAACCCTGAGCCGAGGAAGCTACAATCCAACTTTGGGAGGGATCGTTGGCGGAATCGCGCTCGGAGTGAACCTTGTGGCAACGCTTGTTTGGTACTCGAAATTTGAAGGAAAAGTTTAG
- a CDS encoding UDP-N-acetylmuramoylalanyl-D-glutamyl-2, 6-diaminopimelate/D-alanyl-D-alanyl ligase (similar to AA sequence:cyanobase_aa:LBDG_54280), with product MSFHATLDQLIAILGASSQNLPSLDAKGITTDTRSIQPGEVFLALRGERFDGHDFVRSAIEQGAIAAIVDSQFETGDLPVLIVQDTLQAYQAIGHWWRKQFKIPIIAITGSVGKTTTKELIAAVLSKYGKVLKTQANYNNEIGVPKTLLELNSDHDFAVVEMGMRALGEIALLSQIASPDISVITNVGTAHIGRLGSREAIAQAKCELLAEMPKDSIAILNYDNPLLLETAKTVWQGKSITYGLQGGDLQGQLIDTETLKVGENQFLLPLPGEHNALNFLAALAVIQALNLDASKLTSGVEVELLGGRARRYELSNDVVILDESYNAGLESMLASLKLLAQTEGDRKIAVLGTMKELGDWSIQYHRQVGEKVKELNLDRLFILADPEEAEAMAIAAFPIPAETFTTYPEVIDRLNHFIQPGDRLLFKASRAVGLDRVVTALIPSK from the coding sequence ATGTCGTTTCACGCAACGTTAGATCAGTTGATCGCGATCCTTGGGGCATCTTCGCAAAATCTACCGAGTTTGGATGCGAAAGGCATTACAACCGATACGCGATCGATTCAACCAGGGGAAGTGTTTTTGGCGTTGCGGGGTGAGCGGTTTGATGGACATGATTTTGTGCGATCGGCAATTGAACAAGGTGCGATCGCAGCAATTGTCGATTCTCAGTTTGAGACAGGAGATTTGCCTGTTCTGATTGTGCAGGATACGCTACAGGCATATCAAGCGATCGGGCATTGGTGGCGAAAACAGTTTAAGATTCCGATCATTGCGATTACTGGATCAGTTGGGAAAACAACCACTAAAGAATTAATTGCAGCAGTCTTATCAAAATACGGAAAGGTTCTTAAAACACAGGCAAACTATAACAACGAGATTGGAGTGCCGAAGACGCTATTAGAACTAAATTCGGATCATGATTTTGCCGTAGTTGAAATGGGAATGAGAGCGTTAGGAGAAATTGCGCTACTCTCTCAGATTGCGAGTCCTGATATCAGTGTGATTACAAATGTGGGAACGGCGCATATTGGCAGATTGGGATCGAGAGAAGCGATCGCACAAGCAAAATGTGAACTCCTAGCAGAAATGCCAAAAGATTCGATCGCAATTCTGAATTACGATAATCCTTTGTTACTCGAAACAGCGAAAACGGTTTGGCAAGGGAAATCGATTACTTATGGATTGCAGGGCGGCGATTTGCAGGGACAATTAATCGATACTGAAACGCTAAAAGTTGGAGAAAATCAATTCCTGTTACCGCTTCCTGGTGAACATAATGCACTGAATTTTCTAGCAGCATTAGCAGTGATTCAAGCATTGAATTTAGATGCTTCTAAACTTACTTCGGGAGTTGAAGTTGAATTGCTAGGGGGAAGAGCGAGACGATATGAACTATCGAACGATGTTGTAATTTTGGACGAAAGCTATAATGCGGGATTGGAATCGATGTTAGCTTCGTTGAAATTACTCGCTCAAACCGAAGGCGATCGCAAAATTGCCGTCCTTGGAACGATGAAAGAACTCGGTGACTGGTCAATCCAATACCATCGCCAAGTTGGGGAAAAAGTGAAAGAATTGAACCTCGATCGATTATTTATTCTCGCTGATCCAGAGGAAGCGGAAGCAATGGCGATCGCGGCTTTTCCGATTCCTGCTGAAACTTTTACCACGTATCCAGAAGTGATCGATCGATTAAATCACTTCATTCAACCTGGGGATCGACTGTTGTTTAAGGCTTCTCGTGCAGTTGGACTCGATCGAGTCGTCACCGCTCTGATTCCGTCTAAATGA
- a CDS encoding hypothetical protein (hypothetical protein FJSC11DRAFT_2612;~similar to AA sequence:cyanobase_aa:LBDG_54290), whose protein sequence is MSQVANLTWELGQILAQVPLDRGATTPEQAALVFSGPRFFVALISGIVLAFAFQLLFTNLSVAAGISYLGHSSDDHHDSHQSSGSGGGTIKKIGFAVGLWTLITVTISLFIACLLAVKLSLLETAGLGAIVGLVIWAAYFTILVWVSSSTVGSLVGSVVNTATSGFQAIVGTATAALGAKAVNQQVVSTAEAAAAAVRRELGAAIDPANIRDSLEDYIEQLRPGQMDFGRVRRELEGLVNDPELQNIMGAGSPAEVVDRLRNVDRNTFLRLISERTDLSKRDANRLVDQLDSVWKETIGRYQQRKDPTQELVEYLKTVQSGQVNINDLNRRLDQLTEELRRQGQTLQNTQQDQMSGMRDAFSNIAQQGSKPDQQPSLIDRAVQMGFSTLMGTVVGRTDLQDLDVEKIMGQIQSAREKVMSGTQQAAQKVSSNFSPIKADVENYLLNTYSWHFNRETLDNEFREVLYDPEADPGAVRRELDRLNRGDFVNLLTQRGDLPAARVAEIADQLETIRTSILGQVQLAEEHGETTDLRSRVENYLRNTNKDELNPDAIEREVSLLFEDPEAGYDALKNRLSHFDRDTLVQFLGQRQDMTPEEADRVISQFEGTRDRVLNSAQDAQNRVRSEAEALRLRVESYLRNTNKSELNPDGIKRDFRTLLDDPQAGAYALRSRLSQFDRDTLVQLLGQRQDMTPEEADRIVSQLEDVRHNILHAPQMAVHTAKDQVDHVTSTIEQILRNTNRDELDPEGIKRDLNVLLNDPKAGAYRLRRRLSQVDRDTLVKLLAQRPDLTEAQANQLVDQTLASIRSVVRSPRRLASRTQQRVQNFQSTFENYLRNTQKDELDPDNIKRDLQLLLRDPRAGFGSLTDRLSHFDRSTIVALLAQRNDMTEEEANRIVDQVLSVREQFMAQIHAIQHRIQGVIDGILDRIRNYLNSLDRPELNYDSIRTDVRTMFHDPQAGFDALRDRLGSFNRDTVVALLSSRDDISEAEANRIVDQVENARTSVLRRAERIQTEAQHRLEEVKRQAKKQAEETRKAAETAAWWLFGTALVSAGAAALAGALAVGW, encoded by the coding sequence ATGAGTCAAGTTGCAAATTTAACATGGGAACTCGGTCAGATCCTGGCACAAGTTCCACTCGATCGAGGCGCGACAACCCCGGAGCAAGCCGCTTTGGTGTTTTCTGGTCCTCGATTTTTCGTTGCTTTAATCTCAGGAATTGTATTAGCATTTGCATTCCAATTACTGTTCACAAACTTGTCCGTAGCAGCGGGTATCTCGTATCTGGGACACTCCTCGGATGATCATCACGACTCACATCAGTCCAGTGGCAGCGGCGGCGGAACGATTAAAAAGATCGGGTTCGCAGTCGGACTCTGGACATTGATCACGGTAACGATTTCACTGTTTATCGCTTGTCTGTTAGCGGTGAAATTGAGCTTGCTGGAAACGGCGGGCTTAGGTGCGATCGTCGGTCTCGTGATCTGGGCAGCATACTTCACCATCCTTGTTTGGGTCAGTTCTAGTACTGTTGGATCGCTCGTGGGTTCAGTGGTCAATACTGCGACCTCTGGATTTCAAGCGATTGTTGGAACCGCGACCGCAGCACTCGGAGCTAAAGCGGTCAATCAACAAGTGGTTTCGACCGCAGAAGCAGCAGCGGCAGCCGTTCGACGTGAGTTAGGAGCGGCGATCGATCCTGCAAATATTCGCGATTCCCTCGAAGACTACATTGAGCAGCTCCGTCCAGGACAAATGGATTTCGGTCGAGTCCGCCGGGAACTCGAAGGACTGGTGAATGATCCAGAACTGCAAAACATCATGGGTGCAGGTTCGCCCGCAGAGGTGGTTGATCGTTTGCGAAATGTCGATCGTAATACTTTCTTGCGATTGATCAGCGAGCGGACTGATTTATCTAAACGCGATGCGAATCGCTTAGTCGATCAGTTGGATTCCGTTTGGAAAGAAACGATCGGACGCTATCAGCAGCGCAAAGACCCGACTCAGGAATTAGTGGAATACCTGAAGACTGTTCAATCTGGGCAAGTCAACATTAATGATCTGAATCGTCGTTTAGATCAATTGACCGAGGAGTTGCGTCGTCAGGGTCAAACGTTGCAGAACACGCAGCAAGATCAAATGTCGGGAATGCGCGATGCGTTCTCAAATATCGCTCAACAAGGATCGAAACCCGATCAGCAACCGAGCTTGATCGATCGAGCCGTTCAAATGGGTTTCTCAACTCTGATGGGAACAGTCGTCGGACGTACTGACCTGCAAGATCTGGATGTTGAGAAGATCATGGGACAGATCCAATCGGCTCGCGAAAAGGTCATGTCCGGTACACAGCAAGCCGCTCAGAAGGTTTCTTCTAACTTTAGTCCGATCAAAGCGGATGTCGAAAACTACCTGTTGAATACCTATTCTTGGCACTTCAACCGGGAAACATTGGACAATGAATTCCGTGAAGTCCTTTACGATCCGGAAGCTGATCCAGGTGCAGTTCGTCGTGAACTCGATCGCTTAAACCGTGGTGATTTTGTCAATCTCTTAACTCAGCGTGGAGACTTACCTGCTGCACGAGTCGCTGAGATTGCAGATCAACTCGAAACCATTCGCACCTCGATTCTCGGTCAAGTTCAACTGGCTGAAGAACATGGAGAAACAACAGATCTTCGGAGTCGTGTTGAGAACTATCTGCGGAACACCAACAAAGATGAACTCAACCCAGATGCGATCGAGCGAGAAGTTTCATTGCTGTTTGAAGACCCCGAAGCAGGTTACGACGCTCTCAAGAATCGTTTAAGTCACTTCGATCGCGATACTTTAGTGCAGTTCTTGGGACAACGCCAAGATATGACTCCTGAAGAAGCCGATCGTGTGATCAGCCAATTTGAAGGGACCCGCGATCGCGTTCTCAATTCGGCTCAAGACGCTCAAAATCGCGTTCGTTCTGAAGCAGAAGCGTTACGCCTGAGAGTTGAGTCTTACTTGCGAAACACGAACAAGTCTGAACTCAACCCAGACGGCATCAAGCGCGATTTCCGTACATTGCTAGATGATCCACAAGCGGGAGCTTATGCACTCCGGTCACGATTGAGCCAATTCGATCGCGATACTTTGGTGCAACTCTTGGGACAACGCCAAGATATGACTCCTGAAGAAGCCGATCGCATTGTGAGCCAGCTTGAAGATGTCCGCCATAACATTCTTCATGCGCCTCAAATGGCAGTTCACACCGCAAAAGATCAAGTTGATCATGTCACTTCTACGATCGAACAAATTCTTCGCAACACCAATCGCGATGAACTTGATCCAGAAGGCATCAAGCGCGATCTGAACGTCTTGCTGAATGATCCGAAAGCAGGAGCCTATCGCTTAAGAAGAAGACTGTCCCAAGTCGATCGCGACACGCTTGTAAAACTGTTGGCACAACGTCCTGATCTGACCGAAGCTCAGGCAAACCAACTGGTCGATCAAACCTTGGCTTCCATTCGCAGTGTAGTCCGTTCTCCGCGTCGTTTGGCATCCAGAACTCAACAGCGAGTACAAAACTTCCAATCGACTTTCGAGAACTATCTGCGGAATACGCAGAAAGACGAACTCGATCCTGATAACATCAAGCGCGATTTGCAATTGCTGTTACGCGATCCACGAGCTGGATTTGGTAGTTTAACCGATCGCTTATCTCACTTTGATCGTTCAACGATCGTGGCATTGTTAGCTCAACGCAATGACATGACCGAAGAAGAAGCAAACCGGATTGTTGATCAAGTGCTGTCAGTGCGTGAACAATTCATGGCACAAATCCACGCGATTCAACACCGGATTCAAGGTGTGATTGATGGCATTCTCGATCGCATTCGCAACTATTTGAATTCGCTCGATCGACCTGAGTTGAACTATGACAGCATTCGGACTGATGTTCGCACAATGTTCCACGATCCGCAGGCTGGATTTGATGCGTTGCGCGATCGCTTGGGTAGCTTCAATCGCGATACGGTTGTTGCACTGTTATCTTCTCGTGATGACATTTCTGAAGCGGAAGCGAACCGGATTGTTGATCAAGTGGAGAATGCGAGAACGTCGGTCTTGCGTCGGGCAGAGCGGATTCAAACTGAAGCGCAGCACCGTTTAGAAGAAGTCAAGCGGCAGGCGAAGAAGCAGGCTGAAGAGACTCGCAAGGCAGCAGAAACGGCGGCTTGGTGGTTGTTTGGAACTGCTTTAGTGTCGGCTGGTGCGGCAGCATTGGCGGGTGCGCTGGCGGTTGGCTGGTAG
- a CDS encoding hypothetical protein (similar to AA sequence:cyanobase_aa:Ava_3500) has protein sequence MGVVIPDGILQASKMTEAELKLEIALMLYKQQKISSGRVRTWTGLTVLQFQNELAKRGLCLNYDVEDLQADIQTLQSMGLL, from the coding sequence ATGGGCGTTGTAATTCCTGATGGAATCCTTCAAGCCTCTAAGATGACCGAGGCTGAATTAAAGCTAGAAATTGCGCTCATGCTGTACAAACAACAAAAAATAAGCAGCGGTAGAGTTCGGACTTGGACTGGACTAACCGTGCTGCAATTTCAGAACGAACTGGCAAAACGAGGATTGTGTCTCAACTACGATGTAGAAGATCTTCAGGCAGACATTCAAACGTTACAGTCAATGGGCTTGCTGTGA
- a CDS encoding amino acid permease-associated region (similar to AA sequence:cyanobase_aa:Tery_0097), which yields MSSTNTLKRQIGLVGAIALGLGSIIGTGVFVSIGIATGVAGSSVIIAIALAAGVAICNGLNSAQLAASHPVSGGSYEYGYRYLNPQLGFTAGWMFLLAKSASAATAALGFAGYLLNVLGSENGALLVPIAFSAIVILTLVVLGGIRRSNVVNMVIVTITLLSLLFFVLAGFPIVLSTRFANFTPFFPDQPIQAILQATALIFVAYTGYGRIATMGEEVQDPQRTIPRAMIVTLGITMLLYLSVAVVGIGVIDAEVLGNVTNRQVAPLEIAARSFGIPGGNLVLAVGAMTATLGVLLNLILGLSRVLFAMGRRRDMPGIVARLSGSEASPNIAIVVMGSAIALLVFIGDVRVTWSFSAFSVLVYYAITNFAALRVPKRDRLYPKWIAWIGLFACLFLAFWVEQQVWIIGLGLIVVGLLWQALFRQSNQVT from the coding sequence ATGTCATCCACTAACACTCTGAAACGACAAATTGGACTCGTTGGCGCGATCGCACTCGGTTTAGGATCAATCATTGGAACAGGTGTGTTTGTCAGTATCGGAATCGCGACTGGGGTTGCAGGATCGTCTGTGATTATTGCGATCGCTCTTGCGGCAGGAGTGGCAATTTGTAATGGACTCAATAGCGCTCAACTTGCAGCAAGTCATCCGGTCAGCGGTGGCTCGTATGAGTATGGCTATCGATATTTGAATCCACAGCTTGGATTTACAGCAGGTTGGATGTTTTTACTCGCAAAATCTGCTTCGGCTGCAACTGCGGCTTTGGGATTTGCGGGCTATTTATTGAATGTATTGGGCAGTGAAAATGGTGCTTTGTTAGTTCCGATCGCGTTTAGTGCGATCGTGATTCTGACTTTGGTAGTACTAGGGGGAATTCGTCGATCGAATGTGGTGAATATGGTGATTGTTACGATCACCTTGCTTTCACTGTTGTTCTTTGTGCTTGCAGGATTCCCGATCGTGCTTTCGACTCGATTTGCAAACTTCACGCCGTTTTTTCCAGATCAGCCAATTCAAGCAATATTACAAGCGACTGCACTGATCTTTGTGGCTTACACGGGCTATGGTCGAATTGCCACAATGGGCGAAGAAGTTCAGGACCCTCAGCGAACCATTCCTCGCGCCATGATTGTTACCTTGGGCATTACGATGTTGCTGTATCTCAGTGTTGCAGTTGTGGGAATTGGAGTCATCGATGCAGAAGTTTTGGGTAATGTCACGAATCGCCAAGTTGCACCGCTGGAAATTGCTGCTCGGAGCTTTGGAATTCCTGGAGGTAACTTAGTCCTTGCCGTTGGAGCAATGACCGCCACGTTGGGCGTACTCCTGAACTTGATTTTGGGATTGTCTCGTGTGTTGTTTGCAATGGGTCGCCGTCGAGATATGCCGGGAATTGTGGCTCGGTTAAGTGGTTCAGAAGCTTCACCGAACATTGCTATTGTCGTAATGGGAAGTGCGATCGCGCTTCTAGTTTTCATTGGAGATGTGAGAGTAACCTGGTCATTTAGTGCTTTCTCAGTGCTGGTGTATTATGCGATTACGAATTTTGCAGCTTTACGAGTTCCCAAGCGCGATCGACTTTATCCCAAGTGGATTGCTTGGATCGGATTGTTCGCGTGTCTCTTTCTCGCGTTTTGGGTCGAGCAGCAGGTTTGGATAATTGGACTTGGCTTGATTGTCGTTGGCTTACTTTGGCAAGCTTTGTTCCGTCAATCGAATCAAGTAACTTAA
- a CDS encoding Fatty acid hydroxylase superfamily protein (similar to AA sequence:cyanobase_aa:LBDG_04990) produces the protein MIEKIGIGVACFTIAFVLASLVEYWVHRLMHKPYKVGERHRDHHRRNEGQGVLWEFFDYLKGTILIMGLLFFVSIEAGLGWFLGGLVYAAFSSYAHQLQHENPTKCFWMKMPVHYVHHKYGMWHHNFGLAVDWWDHVFGTYKPVEWLTEQELSESDRSYFQLRWW, from the coding sequence GTGATCGAAAAAATTGGGATTGGAGTCGCGTGTTTTACGATCGCGTTTGTTCTCGCGAGCTTGGTTGAATATTGGGTGCACCGATTAATGCACAAGCCGTATAAGGTGGGTGAACGGCATCGCGATCATCATCGACGTAATGAAGGACAGGGCGTACTTTGGGAATTTTTCGACTATCTCAAAGGCACGATTTTGATCATGGGACTGTTGTTTTTTGTCTCGATCGAAGCAGGATTAGGCTGGTTCTTAGGTGGATTAGTGTATGCTGCCTTCTCGTCTTATGCTCATCAACTGCAACACGAGAATCCAACAAAATGCTTTTGGATGAAGATGCCCGTGCACTATGTTCACCACAAGTACGGAATGTGGCATCACAACTTTGGATTAGCTGTGGATTGGTGGGATCATGTGTTTGGAACTTACAAGCCTGTGGAATGGCTGACTGAACAAGAATTGAGCGAGTCCGATCGCAGTTATTTCCAATTGCGTTGGTGGTAA